From the genome of Streptomyces sp. NBC_01260, one region includes:
- a CDS encoding LysE family translocator — translation MAPGPDLVLITGLVLNGSLRVATGAALGMIMAGAVQAGLGAAGLAALLAARPDLFAAFRWTGAVVLLGWASLALRRAVSGDGAEARAPSRPPAEVAAHAPHAPPCEPSSPAAAPTESTGPSVRQAFGQGLLCTGSNPKVGIFLMAFLPQFVPPGMSPAAGVPLLAACYLSLGLIWLLTWMRLVHRLARHLRSPRMLRIADGLTAAVFGVFAVRLVLSG, via the coding sequence CCTGAACGGGTCCCTGCGGGTGGCCACCGGCGCCGCGCTCGGCATGATCATGGCCGGGGCCGTCCAGGCAGGGCTCGGTGCGGCCGGGCTGGCCGCACTTCTGGCGGCGCGGCCGGACCTCTTCGCGGCCTTCCGGTGGACCGGTGCGGTCGTCCTGCTCGGCTGGGCGTCGCTGGCCCTGCGCCGGGCGGTCAGCGGGGACGGCGCCGAGGCCCGGGCCCCGTCCCGCCCCCCGGCCGAGGTCGCCGCGCACGCACCGCACGCACCGCCCTGCGAGCCGTCCTCACCCGCGGCGGCGCCGACGGAAAGCACCGGCCCCTCGGTACGCCAGGCCTTCGGGCAGGGGCTGCTGTGCACCGGGTCCAACCCCAAGGTGGGCATCTTCCTGATGGCGTTCCTGCCCCAGTTCGTTCCCCCGGGCATGTCCCCGGCGGCTGGCGTCCCCCTGCTGGCAGCCTGTTACCTGTCCCTGGGACTGATCTGGCTGCTCACCTGGATGCGACTGGTCCACCGCCTCGCCCGGCACCTGCGGTCCCCGCGGATGCTGCGGATCGCCGACGGTCTCACCGCAGCCGTGTTCGGTGTCTTCGCGGTCCGCCTGGTGCTGAGTGGTTGA